In a single window of the Candidatus Omnitrophota bacterium genome:
- the dxs gene encoding 1-deoxy-D-xylulose-5-phosphate synthase, producing MQRSIDAIHEPVDLRRFKLTDLPRVAAEIRQEIINTVSKTGGHLAPSLGVVELAIAIHYAFDTPRDVVLWDVGHQAYAHKILTGRLKKFPTLRQLGGLSGFPNKEESPAHDLFTCGHSSTSISTALGLAAARDLSNENYKVISVIGDASLAGGMAFEALNHAGHTKKDFIVILNDNELSISQSVGALSKYLNRIITNPAYNKIRTDVEKVLKRIPRFGFRAYRAARRLEEGLKNLLVPGMLFEEMGFRYFGPIDGHNIAQLVLTFRNLIGLDEPILIHVVTKKGKGYRFAEERPSDFHGTGPFNVETGEKVNPGGTVTFTEAFGEKIAELAAKDERIVGISAAMVDGTGLQKFAESFPERFFDVGISEEHAVGLSAGLARNGFKPVVAVYSTFLQRGYDQIVHDICLQNLPVVFCLDRAGLVGEDGPTHHGLFDIAYLRHIPNIVFMAPKDARELQGMVELALSLNKPVAIRYPKGGGADVLPETTAQEKGDPRIEVGKAQVLRRGKDVAIISIGNMARMAMDTAKALAAKRKIEATVINARFIKPLDGEMLENISREIKRIVTIEEGVLEGGFGSAVLEFIEREGIKGVKVRRIGLPGRFIEHGKKSELFLKYNLTPDAICDVIINEVMG from the coding sequence ATGCAAAGATCCATAGATGCCATACATGAACCGGTAGACCTGAGGAGATTTAAGCTGACCGACCTTCCCAGGGTAGCCGCAGAAATACGGCAGGAGATCATAAATACGGTCTCAAAGACAGGCGGGCACCTGGCGCCCTCTCTTGGCGTCGTCGAGCTTGCCATAGCGATCCACTACGCCTTTGATACTCCCAGGGACGTCGTGCTGTGGGACGTCGGCCATCAGGCGTATGCCCACAAGATACTTACCGGCCGGCTCAAAAAATTCCCGACGCTCCGGCAGCTGGGAGGATTGAGCGGCTTTCCAAATAAAGAAGAGAGCCCGGCGCATGACCTCTTTACCTGCGGTCACAGCTCCACCTCCATATCTACGGCCCTCGGGCTCGCCGCCGCCCGCGACCTCTCCAACGAGAATTATAAGGTGATCTCCGTGATAGGCGATGCCTCCCTTGCCGGCGGCATGGCATTCGAGGCGCTTAACCACGCAGGCCATACAAAGAAAGATTTCATAGTCATACTTAATGACAACGAACTCTCTATATCTCAAAGCGTCGGCGCGCTGAGCAAGTACCTTAACAGGATCATAACGAACCCGGCTTATAACAAGATCAGGACCGATGTGGAGAAGGTGCTGAAGCGTATCCCGCGTTTCGGTTTCAGGGCTTACAGGGCGGCCCGGCGTCTCGAGGAGGGGCTTAAGAACCTTCTGGTCCCGGGTATGCTCTTTGAGGAGATGGGGTTCAGGTATTTCGGCCCCATCGACGGTCACAACATCGCGCAGCTCGTGTTGACGTTCAGGAACCTCATAGGTCTTGATGAGCCCATCCTGATACATGTCGTTACAAAGAAGGGAAAGGGTTACAGGTTCGCGGAAGAGCGTCCCAGCGATTTTCACGGCACCGGGCCTTTCAATGTCGAGACGGGCGAAAAGGTGAACCCCGGCGGGACCGTGACCTTCACCGAGGCCTTCGGCGAAAAGATCGCCGAGCTGGCCGCCAAAGATGAGAGGATAGTCGGTATAAGCGCGGCCATGGTGGACGGGACGGGGTTGCAGAAGTTCGCCGAGAGCTTCCCGGAACGTTTTTTCGACGTGGGCATTTCGGAGGAACACGCGGTGGGGTTGAGCGCGGGGCTTGCGAGGAACGGCTTCAAGCCGGTCGTGGCGGTATACTCCACATTCCTCCAGCGCGGCTACGACCAGATCGTCCACGACATATGCCTTCAAAACTTGCCGGTAGTATTCTGCCTGGACAGGGCCGGGCTGGTAGGGGAGGACGGGCCTACCCACCACGGCCTCTTCGACATAGCATATCTGAGGCATATACCCAATATAGTCTTCATGGCGCCCAAAGACGCCAGAGAGCTTCAGGGCATGGTTGAGCTTGCGTTATCCCTCAATAAACCGGTAGCCATACGATATCCTAAAGGGGGCGGCGCCGATGTCCTGCCCGAGACGACGGCGCAGGAAAAGGGCGATCCGCGCATTGAAGTGGGGAAGGCCCAGGTGCTCAGGAGAGGGAAGGACGTAGCTATAATCTCGATAGGTAATATGGCGCGGATGGCTATGGATACGGCCAAGGCCCTGGCGGCAAAACGGAAGATAGAGGCAACGGTGATCAACGCCAGGTTCATAAAACCGCTCGATGGGGAGATGCTGGAAAACATCTCCAGGGAGATAAAAAGGATCGTTACCATAGAAGAAGGGGTGCTCGAAGGCGGGTTCGGGAGCGCCGTCCTTGAATTTATAGAGCGGGAGGGCATAAAGGGCGTAAAGGTGAGGCGCATAGGCCTTCCCGGCCGGTTCATCGAGCACGGCAAAAAGAGCGAACTCTTCCTAAAGTATAACTTGACACCCGATGCCATTTGCGATGTAATTATTAATGAGGTAATGGGATAG
- a CDS encoding 4Fe-4S dicluster domain-containing protein — protein MPKVKIDKARCKGCYLCVVNCPKGLIKISGETNPKGVKPAVFAGGGKCSGCAMCAIICPDCGIVIYK, from the coding sequence ATGCCGAAAGTAAAGATAGATAAAGCAAGGTGCAAGGGGTGTTATCTTTGCGTCGTCAACTGCCCGAAGGGTCTCATAAAGATATCGGGTGAGACGAACCCGAAGGGTGTAAAGCCGGCCGTCTTTGCGGGCGGCGGGAAATGTTCCGGGTGCGCGATGTGCGCCATAATATGCCCGGATTGCGGGATAGTCATATACAAATAG
- a CDS encoding 3-methyl-2-oxobutanoate dehydrogenase subunit VorB — translation MTKKILMCGNDACGEGAVLAGCTFYAGYPITPQNELTAYMSKRLTELGRTFIQAESELAAVNMVFGASAAGARAMTSSSSPGISLKQEGISYMAGCELPAVIVNMQRGGPGLGNIAPAQSDYFQAVKGGGHGDYKTVVLAPSSVQEILDYTYLAFDIADRYRNPAFILGDGLLGQMMEPVVIGSTVHSPQSIAKPWALTGCKGRKPNMIRSLFLGEGALEEHNKKLQEKFKIIKGSETRAEAFNLKESDIILVAYGSVARIAKAAMNIARSRGIKAGLIRPITLWPFPEKVIRDAADKAKRFLVVEMSSGQMVEDVRLAVNGRAEVDFYGRMGGGIPTEEEIASVIEKVV, via the coding sequence ATGACTAAAAAAATATTGATGTGCGGTAATGATGCGTGCGGGGAAGGGGCGGTCCTGGCGGGGTGCACCTTTTACGCCGGTTATCCCATAACGCCGCAGAACGAGCTGACCGCCTATATGTCAAAACGGCTCACAGAGCTTGGCAGGACGTTCATACAGGCAGAGTCGGAACTCGCGGCCGTCAATATGGTATTCGGCGCGTCCGCGGCAGGAGCGAGGGCCATGACCTCTTCTTCGAGCCCGGGGATAAGTTTGAAACAGGAGGGCATATCGTATATGGCCGGTTGTGAACTGCCGGCGGTCATAGTAAATATGCAGAGGGGCGGCCCCGGTCTGGGGAATATCGCGCCGGCGCAGAGCGACTACTTCCAGGCGGTCAAGGGCGGAGGCCACGGAGATTATAAGACGGTGGTCCTGGCGCCGTCGTCGGTCCAGGAGATCCTCGATTACACATATCTCGCATTCGACATAGCCGACAGGTACCGCAATCCCGCTTTCATCCTGGGGGACGGGCTTCTCGGACAGATGATGGAGCCGGTTGTTATAGGGTCCACGGTCCACAGTCCGCAGTCCATAGCTAAGCCGTGGGCGCTGACCGGATGCAAGGGCAGGAAGCCGAACATGATACGCTCGCTCTTTTTAGGGGAAGGGGCCCTCGAGGAGCACAATAAAAAATTGCAGGAAAAGTTTAAAATAATAAAAGGATCGGAAACGAGGGCCGAGGCGTTCAATCTAAAAGAGAGCGATATAATCCTTGTGGCGTACGGTTCTGTTGCCAGGATAGCAAAGGCCGCCATGAACATCGCCAGGTCCCGCGGCATCAAGGCAGGATTGATAAGGCCGATCACCCTCTGGCCCTTTCCGGAGAAAGTGATACGCGACGCCGCGGATAAAGCGAAACGCTTCCTGGTCGTCGAGATGAGCTCCGGCCAGATGGTGGAGGACGTGCGGCTTGCTGTTAACGGCAGGGCCGAAGTCGATTTCTACGGCAGGATGGGCGGCGGTATACCGACGGAGGAAGAGATCGCGTCGGTAATAGAGAAGGTCGTATGA
- a CDS encoding thiamine pyrophosphate-dependent enzyme, whose product MKKSKKRVRGLKPADNGSIFTRPESLRDAENHYCAGCGHGIVHRLICEVIDELGIREKTIGIAPVGCAVIAYDYWDFDVAEAAHGRTPAVATGIKRVLPENIVFSYQGDGDLAAIGTAEIIHTANRGENISVIFVNNGVYGMTGGQMAPTTLVGQKTATTMQGRNLKRDGYPLKILEMLAVLPGAKYLERVSVQSSLETVRAKRAIAKSFKTQIEKRGFSMVEVLSMCPTYWGMTPIKAAERIKEEIVPFYPIGVVKSY is encoded by the coding sequence ATGAAAAAGAGCAAGAAGAGGGTCCGCGGGTTAAAACCCGCCGACAACGGATCGATCTTTACCCGTCCGGAAAGTTTACGTGACGCAGAAAATCACTACTGCGCCGGCTGCGGCCACGGGATCGTCCACCGCCTGATATGCGAGGTGATAGACGAGCTCGGTATACGCGAGAAGACGATCGGTATCGCTCCCGTAGGTTGCGCAGTCATCGCCTACGATTACTGGGACTTCGACGTTGCTGAAGCGGCGCACGGCCGAACGCCGGCCGTTGCCACCGGCATAAAACGCGTGCTCCCCGAAAATATCGTCTTCTCCTACCAGGGTGACGGCGACCTCGCCGCCATCGGGACCGCAGAGATCATACATACCGCGAACCGCGGGGAGAATATCAGTGTCATATTCGTCAATAACGGCGTTTACGGCATGACAGGCGGACAGATGGCGCCTACAACGCTCGTTGGACAGAAGACGGCCACGACTATGCAGGGAAGGAATTTAAAACGGGACGGCTATCCGCTGAAGATACTTGAGATGCTTGCGGTGCTCCCGGGCGCCAAATATCTGGAGCGGGTTTCCGTGCAATCATCGCTTGAGACGGTGAGGGCCAAACGCGCCATTGCGAAGTCATTCAAGACACAGATAGAGAAGAGAGGATTTTCGATGGTTGAGGTGCTTTCGATGTGCCCGACCTATTGGGGCATGACCCCTATAAAGGCGGCCGAAAGGATAAAGGAAGAGATCGTGCCTTTCTACCCGATAGGCGTGGTGAAGAGCTACTGA
- a CDS encoding 2-oxoacid:acceptor oxidoreductase family protein, with translation MKKDTGHHCEEVFFAGFGGQGIMFMGKLLAQAGLIAGRHVTWMPSYGAEVRGGTAYSMTKISDREIASPVITRPTVLVAMNRPSLVKYAGKVRDGGMVIVNTSLVGHFPKRKGITTVNIPLLEMASKLGDARCANMIALGALLKRLKVLPLKDAVAALKEILKGKEELFAMNKKAIEKGYASV, from the coding sequence ATGAAAAAAGATACCGGACATCATTGCGAAGAGGTCTTCTTTGCCGGTTTCGGCGGACAGGGGATCATGTTCATGGGAAAGCTCCTTGCGCAGGCCGGCCTTATCGCCGGAAGACACGTTACCTGGATGCCGTCTTACGGAGCAGAGGTGAGGGGCGGCACGGCATACTCTATGACGAAGATATCGGACCGCGAGATAGCAAGCCCCGTCATAACCCGGCCCACCGTCCTCGTTGCCATGAACAGGCCTTCCCTGGTAAAGTATGCGGGAAAGGTGCGGGATGGCGGCATGGTCATAGTGAATACCTCGCTCGTCGGCCATTTTCCGAAGAGGAAAGGGATAACCACCGTAAATATCCCGCTTCTGGAAATGGCATCGAAGCTGGGAGACGCGCGTTGCGCCAACATGATAGCCCTGGGCGCGCTGCTGAAGAGGCTGAAGGTGTTGCCGCTGAAAGACGCAGTCGCCGCCCTTAAGGAAATATTAAAGGGCAAAGAAGAGCTTTTCGCGATGAACAAAAAGGCCATAGAGAAGGGATACGCATCCGTATAA
- the gltX gene encoding glutamate--tRNA ligase codes for MVRVRFAPSPTGYLHIGSARTALFNWLYARHYGGKLLLRIEDTDRTRSEKRYLEEIITDLGWLGIAWDEEPISQSGRFDIYRKAAEDLVRSGKGYREGEAYIFKVEEGRTIEVDDMIHGKVTFNTGDIKDQVMIKSDGSPAYNFCCVIDDAFLRITHIIRGDDHLSNTPKQILFYEALGIKPPVFGHMPLIMGADGAKLSKRHGGVSVEEYKRDGFLPEALVNYLLLLGWSPGGDREMIPLAEAVRLFDPKDMKGVQAKFDLQKLRWMNGEYIAGKTDAELLPLIRKQAADAGAVASSPDDLLLKVIGLYKIRIKTLAEFIPMTECFFTDAYTVDEKGVQKYLSSGAGKDVLRKFAGRLERLDRFSHEEIEKTCRDMAEESGLKAGAIIHPARIAISGNTAGAGLFEMMEVLGKAKVLERMRRASA; via the coding sequence ATGGTAAGAGTACGTTTCGCCCCGAGCCCCACGGGGTATCTTCATATAGGGAGCGCGCGGACCGCACTCTTCAACTGGCTATATGCCCGCCATTACGGCGGCAAACTTCTCCTGCGCATCGAAGATACCGACCGCACCCGTTCCGAAAAACGCTACCTGGAAGAGATCATAACCGACCTTGGATGGCTTGGCATCGCCTGGGACGAGGAGCCGATCAGCCAGAGCGGACGTTTTGACATATACCGCAAAGCCGCCGAAGACCTGGTCCGTTCAGGCAAGGGGTACCGCGAAGGAGAGGCCTATATATTCAAGGTCGAAGAAGGCAGGACCATCGAAGTCGATGACATGATCCACGGGAAGGTCACCTTCAATACCGGCGATATAAAAGACCAGGTGATGATCAAGTCAGACGGCTCTCCGGCATACAATTTCTGCTGTGTAATAGACGACGCGTTCCTCAGGATCACGCATATCATACGCGGCGACGATCATCTCTCCAATACCCCGAAACAGATACTCTTCTACGAAGCGCTGGGCATCAAACCGCCGGTATTCGGCCACATGCCGCTCATAATGGGCGCTGACGGCGCCAAGCTCTCCAAGCGCCACGGCGGTGTATCGGTAGAGGAGTATAAACGCGACGGGTTCCTGCCGGAAGCGCTTGTCAACTACCTGCTCCTGCTGGGGTGGTCGCCCGGCGGAGACAGGGAGATGATCCCGCTTGCGGAAGCGGTACGGCTCTTTGACCCGAAAGACATGAAGGGGGTCCAAGCGAAGTTCGACCTTCAGAAGCTGCGCTGGATGAACGGGGAATATATCGCCGGGAAGACGGACGCCGAACTCCTGCCTCTGATACGCAAGCAGGCGGCGGATGCAGGCGCTGTCGCCTCATCACCCGATGACCTGCTTCTCAAGGTTATAGGCCTTTATAAGATAAGGATAAAGACGCTCGCCGAGTTCATCCCGATGACCGAATGTTTCTTCACCGATGCATATACGGTCGATGAGAAGGGTGTCCAGAAGTATCTCTCTTCCGGCGCCGGTAAGGACGTGCTACGCAAATTTGCCGGACGGCTTGAACGGCTCGATCGATTTTCTCACGAAGAGATAGAGAAGACCTGCCGTGACATGGCCGAAGAGAGCGGCCTCAAGGCGGGCGCTATAATCCATCCGGCGCGGATCGCCATAAGCGGCAACACCGCCGGCGCCGGCCTTTTCGAGATGATGGAAGTGCTGGGGAAGGCGAAGGTCCTCGAAAGGATGCGCAGGGCATCCGCGTAA
- a CDS encoding glutamine--tRNA ligase/YqeY domain fusion protein, which yields MEKVTPTNFIREIINEHLGTGRFGGKVHTRFPPEPNGYLHIGHAKAICLSFGIASDYGGMCNLRMDDTNPEKEEMEYVNSIIEDVRWLGFDWGDRLFYASDYFEQLYAYAERLIELGKAYVCDLDADQIREYRGTLKKPGKNSPFRDRTVEESLDLFRRMRKGEFPDGSKVLRAKIDMASGHIIMRDPVLYRIKREHHHRTGDAWCIYPMYDFAHCLSDSIEGITHSICTLEFENNRPLYDWILDTLGIYHPQQIEFARLNLSNTVLSKRKLLQLVTEAQVSGWDDPRMPTLSGLRRRGYTPSSIRAFCDGIGVAKMNSIVDIAVLENGIREELNKTAPRAMAVLRPLKLVITNYPEGKSEELDAVNNPEDPAMGTRKVPFSRELYIEQDDFRETPPPKFFRLSPGREVRLRYAYFVKCTDMVKDRKTGAVTEVRCTYDPATRGGDSPDGRKVKATLHWVSAPHAIDAEVRLYGPLFTKREPDDAPEGAGFRSNLNPKSLEVLTDAKLEPSLKDAKSGIRYQFERMGYFYEDPVMAPGGKKVFNRIVTLKDEWAKIEKKG from the coding sequence ATGGAAAAAGTTACACCCACCAATTTTATCCGCGAGATCATCAACGAACACCTGGGTACGGGCAGGTTCGGCGGGAAGGTCCATACGCGGTTCCCGCCGGAACCGAACGGCTATCTCCACATAGGCCACGCCAAGGCCATCTGTCTCAGTTTCGGGATCGCCAGCGACTACGGCGGGATGTGCAACCTCAGGATGGACGACACGAATCCCGAAAAAGAGGAGATGGAATATGTAAATTCCATCATAGAAGATGTGCGCTGGCTCGGTTTTGACTGGGGTGACCGGTTATTCTACGCCTCCGATTATTTTGAGCAGCTCTATGCCTATGCCGAGCGTCTTATAGAGCTCGGGAAGGCATATGTCTGTGATCTGGACGCCGACCAGATACGGGAATATCGCGGGACGCTGAAGAAGCCTGGCAAAAACAGCCCATTCCGGGACCGCACGGTAGAGGAGAGCCTCGACCTCTTCCGGCGCATGCGGAAAGGGGAGTTCCCGGACGGGAGCAAGGTCCTCAGGGCGAAGATAGATATGGCGTCGGGGCATATAATAATGCGCGACCCCGTACTGTACAGGATAAAGCGCGAGCACCATCACCGTACCGGCGACGCATGGTGCATCTACCCTATGTACGACTTCGCGCACTGCCTCTCGGATTCCATAGAAGGCATCACCCATTCCATCTGCACCCTCGAATTCGAGAATAACCGCCCGCTGTATGACTGGATCCTCGACACCCTCGGCATATACCATCCGCAGCAGATAGAGTTCGCGCGCCTCAACCTCAGCAACACCGTACTCAGCAAGAGGAAGCTTCTGCAGCTGGTGACCGAGGCCCAGGTGAGCGGCTGGGATGACCCGCGCATGCCGACACTGTCAGGTCTGAGACGCAGAGGATATACACCTTCTTCCATCCGCGCCTTCTGCGACGGTATAGGCGTCGCGAAGATGAACTCGATCGTAGATATCGCCGTACTGGAAAATGGCATACGGGAGGAGTTGAATAAGACCGCCCCGCGCGCGATGGCGGTCTTACGTCCGCTGAAGCTGGTCATAACCAATTATCCTGAGGGGAAGTCGGAAGAGCTCGACGCCGTGAACAACCCGGAAGACCCGGCCATGGGGACGCGCAAGGTCCCGTTCAGCCGCGAGCTCTATATAGAACAGGACGACTTCCGCGAGACGCCGCCGCCAAAATTCTTCCGGCTTTCGCCGGGAAGGGAAGTGCGCCTGCGTTACGCCTATTTCGTTAAATGTACCGATATGGTGAAAGACCGAAAGACGGGCGCGGTCACAGAGGTGCGGTGTACATATGACCCGGCGACCAGGGGAGGGGATTCACCCGACGGACGCAAGGTGAAGGCGACGCTCCACTGGGTAAGCGCCCCGCACGCCATAGATGCCGAGGTGCGGCTATACGGCCCGTTATTCACGAAACGGGAACCGGATGATGCGCCGGAAGGCGCCGGTTTCAGGTCAAACCTGAATCCTAAGTCGCTCGAGGTCCTGACCGATGCGAAACTCGAGCCCTCGCTTAAAGACGCGAAGAGCGGGATCCGGTACCAGTTCGAGCGCATGGGGTATTTCTATGAGGACCCGGTAATGGCCCCCGGCGGGAAGAAGGTCTTCAACAGGATAGTCACGCTCAAGGATGAGTGGGCAAAGATAGAGAAAAAAGGTTGA
- a CDS encoding calcium-transporting P-type ATPase, PMR1-type, protein MRPERHAYNLTPEETAGSLRSDTGSGITQEEAAGRIAKSGLNRLVGKKPVSPVTIFLDQFKDFIILILIGAALVSGFLQEWIDALAIIGIVLLNAILGFIQEYRAEKSLAALKKLASPSSKVIRDGRHAVIPSYNLVPGDLVELEAGDHVPADSRLVWVSSNFSVLEASLTGESTPVLKTILALEEKDVPLADRANMVYMGTSVASGKARAIIIDTGMNTELGKIAGMIQESGREITPLQKKLEEFGKWIVYICFVLVALVFLLEWLRGGKLVEVFLTAVSLAVAAIPEGLPAVVTIALALGVQRMIKRNALIRKLPSVETLGCATVICSDKTGTLTKNEMTVQAAFADNSVFKVTGIGYAPEGEFLMSGKSVKAGDYPVLEKTLRCSALCNGAQLVKEKAIFKIIGDPTEGALLTAAAKAGMLKESLEKVSVFVDEIPFDSERKKMTVLRREGGRVFAFVKGAPDILLDDCAYIEEGGAAREIREEDKKKILKANGEFADSAMRVLAFAYRALEGDGRQYDMRSVETGLTFIGLMAMIDPPRPEVKEAIMQCREAGIRTVMITGDHKNTAVAIARELGFYKEDSMALSGEELDGLGDEELLNKIERIPVYARVSPEHKLRIVKAWRSRGHVVAMTGDGVNDAPAVKEADIGVAMGITGTDVTKEVSDMVVTDDNFASIVNAVEEGRGIYDNIKKFVHYLLSCNTGEILVMFTASLAGLPVPLLPIHILWVNLVTDGLPALALGVDPVDPKVMQRPPRKFNEPVITGQRGLMMLMQGAFIAFCSLLAFSFVLFVEKEGLGRARTAAFIVLGCSQLFHSFNCRSMTESIFKIGLFSNKKLIAATLVSFLLQMGAVYLPFSQKIFKTEPLSLFDWLLVVTISSFPLWAMEIYKRLSRQTLQITVN, encoded by the coding sequence GTGAGACCCGAGAGACACGCCTATAATCTGACCCCCGAAGAGACGGCCGGTTCTTTGCGATCCGATACGGGATCCGGCATAACGCAGGAAGAGGCCGCCGGGCGCATTGCGAAATCCGGCCTTAACCGTCTGGTGGGGAAGAAGCCGGTCAGCCCGGTCACCATATTCCTGGACCAGTTCAAAGATTTCATAATATTGATCCTTATAGGCGCCGCGCTCGTCTCCGGATTTTTACAGGAATGGATCGACGCCCTTGCCATAATCGGCATAGTACTGCTTAACGCGATCCTCGGCTTCATCCAGGAATATCGCGCCGAGAAGTCGCTCGCCGCCCTCAAGAAATTGGCCTCCCCCAGCTCAAAGGTCATACGGGACGGCCGCCACGCCGTTATCCCGTCCTACAACCTTGTCCCGGGGGACCTGGTGGAGCTGGAGGCGGGCGACCACGTGCCCGCAGATAGCCGCCTCGTATGGGTCTCCTCGAATTTCAGCGTCCTGGAGGCGAGCCTCACCGGAGAATCGACCCCTGTCCTCAAGACGATACTGGCGCTGGAAGAGAAGGACGTCCCGCTGGCCGACCGCGCGAATATGGTCTATATGGGCACCTCCGTCGCCTCAGGGAAGGCGAGGGCGATCATCATAGATACCGGCATGAATACCGAGCTGGGCAAGATCGCCGGGATGATACAGGAGTCGGGGCGCGAGATAACGCCGCTACAGAAGAAGCTCGAAGAGTTCGGCAAATGGATCGTCTATATATGTTTTGTGCTGGTAGCCCTCGTCTTCCTCCTTGAGTGGCTGCGCGGCGGGAAGCTCGTCGAGGTATTCCTGACCGCCGTAAGCCTCGCAGTGGCCGCCATCCCGGAAGGGTTGCCTGCCGTAGTGACCATCGCCCTGGCATTGGGCGTCCAGCGGATGATAAAGCGGAATGCGCTCATAAGAAAGCTCCCTTCCGTAGAGACATTGGGCTGTGCCACCGTCATATGCTCCGATAAGACCGGCACGCTGACCAAGAATGAGATGACGGTGCAGGCGGCCTTTGCCGATAATTCCGTCTTTAAGGTTACGGGCATCGGCTATGCCCCGGAAGGAGAATTCCTGATGAGTGGGAAGTCCGTTAAGGCCGGCGACTATCCTGTATTGGAAAAGACGCTGAGGTGTTCCGCGCTTTGTAACGGGGCCCAGCTGGTCAAAGAGAAAGCGATCTTTAAGATAATAGGCGATCCTACGGAAGGGGCGCTTTTGACGGCGGCCGCCAAGGCGGGCATGCTTAAGGAATCTCTCGAGAAAGTATCGGTATTCGTGGATGAGATACCGTTCGATTCCGAGCGCAAGAAGATGACGGTGTTGCGCAGGGAAGGCGGCAGGGTCTTTGCTTTTGTGAAGGGCGCGCCGGACATATTACTGGATGATTGCGCTTATATCGAAGAAGGCGGCGCGGCGAGAGAGATAAGGGAAGAAGATAAAAAGAAGATATTGAAAGCCAACGGCGAGTTCGCGGATTCTGCCATGCGCGTACTGGCTTTTGCCTATCGCGCACTGGAAGGGGACGGCCGGCAGTATGATATGAGATCGGTCGAGACGGGGCTCACATTTATCGGGCTCATGGCGATGATCGATCCTCCGCGTCCAGAAGTGAAAGAGGCGATCATGCAGTGCCGGGAGGCCGGGATCAGGACCGTCATGATAACCGGGGACCATAAGAATACAGCCGTCGCCATTGCCAGAGAGCTCGGCTTCTACAAAGAAGATTCCATGGCCCTCTCCGGGGAGGAATTGGACGGCCTCGGGGATGAGGAGCTTTTGAATAAGATAGAGAGGATACCTGTATATGCCAGGGTCTCCCCGGAGCATAAGCTGAGGATAGTGAAGGCGTGGCGCAGTAGAGGCCACGTCGTCGCGATGACCGGCGACGGGGTCAACGACGCCCCCGCGGTAAAAGAGGCGGATATCGGCGTCGCCATGGGCATAACGGGCACGGATGTCACAAAAGAAGTATCGGACATGGTCGTCACGGACGATAATTTCGCGTCGATAGTCAACGCGGTGGAAGAGGGCAGGGGCATATATGATAACATCAAAAAGTTCGTGCACTATCTCCTGTCGTGTAATACCGGCGAGATACTGGTCATGTTCACCGCTTCCCTGGCGGGCCTGCCCGTGCCTCTTTTACCGATCCATATCTTATGGGTCAACCTTGTGACCGACGGCCTGCCCGCCCTGGCGCTCGGGGTGGATCCGGTAGATCCCAAAGTCATGCAGCGACCTCCCCGGAAGTTCAATGAGCCGGTGATCACCGGGCAGAGGGGGCTCATGATGCTGATGCAGGGCGCCTTCATTGCGTTCTGCAGTTTGCTGGCATTCAGTTTTGTCCTCTTCGTAGAGAAGGAGGGGTTGGGCCGCGCCAGGACAGCGGCATTCATAGTGCTCGGGTGTTCACAGCTCTTCCACTCCTTTAACTGCCGCAGCATGACGGAGTCGATCTTTAAGATCGGTCTCTTCAGCAATAAAAAATTGATAGCCGCAACCCTTGTCTCGTTCCTGCTCCAGATGGGAGCGGTATATCTGCCGTTTTCGCAAAAGATATTCAAGACCGAACCGCTAAGCCTGTTCGATTGGCTTTTGGTAGTCACGATATCTTCATTCCCGCTCTGGGCAATGGAGATCTACAAGAGATTATCTCGCCAGACCCTCCAAATTACAGTTAATTAA
- a CDS encoding septal ring lytic transglycosylase RlpA family protein produces MKNTNRYPITISTLLLILILEALCFVRPSEISATTVIKSPHVRQAGYASYYSYECAHQPMANGKAFDPEKRTCASWFYDFGTVLLVRSLDTGLTTEVVVTDRGPNKRFVRKGRIIDLSMRAFKDICDTERGLTRVEIMVRSMPSRAMTANRNPRIIKSE; encoded by the coding sequence ATGAAAAATACGAACAGATATCCAATAACTATCTCTACCCTCCTTCTAATACTGATCTTAGAGGCGCTATGCTTCGTAAGGCCTTCCGAAATTTCGGCAACTACCGTCATCAAGAGCCCCCATGTACGCCAGGCAGGATATGCCAGTTACTATTCGTATGAATGCGCACATCAGCCGATGGCGAACGGAAAGGCATTCGACCCGGAGAAGAGGACGTGCGCAAGCTGGTTCTATGATTTTGGCACCGTCCTTCTCGTCAGGAGCCTCGATACGGGCCTGACCACAGAAGTGGTGGTGACAGACCGCGGCCCGAATAAAAGGTTTGTCAGGAAAGGGCGTATCATAGATCTCTCTATGAGGGCATTCAAAGATATATGTGACACGGAGAGAGGGCTTACCAGGGTAGAGATAATGGTGAGATCGATGCCTTCACGCGCGATGACCGCAAACCGCAATCCCCGCATAATAAAGTCCGAATAA